The Actinomycetota bacterium sequence TTTGTTGAGGTAACGGAACGGCAGCACGGCAGCGCCGGAATGCGGACCGCGTCCACGCGGGTGCGATGGCGGCGGTCAACATGCAAGCGGATCGTGGCAGGGGACGCAAGGAGAAGGCGCGAGGAGAATGGCAGGAAAAGGAAAGGAAGCGGCCGCCTACATGAGGATGGCGCTCTCCCTGGCCGCGCGGGGAAAAGGGATGACCCACCCCAACCCCATGGTCGGAGCGGTGGTGGTGAAGGGCGGAAGGGTCATAGGCAGGGGATACCACCGCGGCCCGCACACCCCGCACGCGGAGGCGGTGGCGCTGGCGCAGGCGGGGAGCGAAGCCGCGGGCGGCGATCTCTACGTGACCCTGGAGCCCTGCAACCATCAAGGCAGGACCCCGCCTTGCACGGACGCCATCCTCCACGCGGGCATAAGAAGGGTGTTCATCGCGGCACCGGATCCCAACCCCCACGTCGCGGGAGGGGGTGCGGAGAGGCTACGCGGGGAGGGGGTCACGGTGGAGAGCGGGGTGCTGCGGGAGGAGAGCGAGAGGCTGAACGCGGCATACCTTAAGCTGGTGACCACGGGCTTGCCCCTGGTGACGCTGAAGGTCGCCGCCACCGCCGACGGCAGGGCCGCGACACGAGACGGCGCTTCGCGCTGGATTACGGGGGAGGAGGCGAGGAAACTGGTGCACGTGATGCGTCGCGAGAGCGACGCGGTGATGGTGGGAAGGGGCACGGTACAGGCGGACGACCCTGAGCTCACGGTGCGCCTGGTGCCCCTGCGCGGGGCGCGGCCTCCCCTGCGCGTGGTGGTCGATTCCCGCCTCTCCATGGACCTGGGGTGCAGGCTCGCGCAGGGGGGAGAGCCCGGCGTGATCGTGGCGACGGGCGAAAGGAACGACCGTGAGAAGGCACGCATCCTGCGCGCAAGGGGGGTGGAATTGCTCGAATTGCCCTGCGATGGAGCGGGAAGGGTGGATCTGAAGGAACTGCTGCTGGCACTGGGCGCAAGGGGGGTGGCACAGCTCCTGGTGGAGGGAGGCCCCACGCTGGCGGGCTCCCTGCTGCGCCAGGGC is a genomic window containing:
- the ribD gene encoding bifunctional diaminohydroxyphosphoribosylaminopyrimidine deaminase/5-amino-6-(5-phosphoribosylamino)uracil reductase RibD; translation: MAGKGKEAAAYMRMALSLAARGKGMTHPNPMVGAVVVKGGRVIGRGYHRGPHTPHAEAVALAQAGSEAAGGDLYVTLEPCNHQGRTPPCTDAILHAGIRRVFIAAPDPNPHVAGGGAERLRGEGVTVESGVLREESERLNAAYLKLVTTGLPLVTLKVAATADGRAATRDGASRWITGEEARKLVHVMRRESDAVMVGRGTVQADDPELTVRLVPLRGARPPLRVVVDSRLSMDLGCRLAQGGEPGVIVATGERNDREKARILRARGVELLELPCDGAGRVDLKELLLALGARGVAQLLVEGGPTLAGSLLRQGLVDRLALFLSGKVFGDAEARSWVEGCVVRDPSRAMRLRWERTRRVGQDLLLEAIQDREVACDPDMPVAQEVEKEGARTCSPA